TCGCCCGTCTGCAGTATGTTAGCATATCGCTCAatcacagcagcagcagcagcatacCCGCTCTCCATATCTTCGGACACTGCCAAATCGATATTCGTCACAATCTGAATCTGCTGACAAACATTATCAAACACCACCACCGTATCAAACAACATAAACGCACTCTCAGGCAACCCCATCACATCTGCTTGCTCCCTCCTTGCCTTGGGCTCAAAGTACTTCACACAGTCGTACGACACATACCCCATAGCACCCCCACTGAACGGCGGAATCCCGTGAATCAATGCGGATTTTCCATAACTGCGCATCTCCCGCTCCAACACCACCAGCGGATCGCACTCCGCTCCCTCGCTGGCCCCCGTCTTTATAACCCGCTTGGGTTTCACTCCAATGTACACATACCGGCTGGGCGTATCCACCGTCGCAACAGAATCCAGCAGAAACGACGGATCCCGCCGCTCGTCGTTCAGTTTCGCCAGTTTCAAATACGCTGCATGCGACGTCAATTCTGAATCCCTCAAATACGCACACACAGGATACAACCTCACATCGCTCCCCGCCTTCTCCTGGTACTTTTTCAGACTCTCGATATCCGGGTATATGGCTAAACCCATGCTTGCTGCTTCTACACAATACAATTCTCTGCTGACTCCTCAGCTCCTGGACCTTCTTGGAGGGGGTAGACTGTAAAACGAACAACTGACCGTCCTCCGCACGCTTTGCTCTATCTTTATATGCCAGTAACGAGGATAAGAGAGATGTGCTGGGGGCTAGTCCTGTTTCCTTGTGACTTACATGCGTTGAAGAATGACTCAGAGGAGGAAGCCCACCGCGCTGTCCGGTCACGTGACTGTTACCCGGCCGCCACGCCGTGCGCGGCGATCTGCAAATTTTCCCGCCAGATCAGAATCGGCCCGCCACCCGGGCGGCGGCGGGCGCCGCCGCGAAGGAAAAAATTTGAGTCCTATATCTCCTGTTTTCTACGAGGAGGAGAGGAGAAAGTCAAAACAAGGCAGGTAGTTAGTAGCACAAACAGAGGTACCTTTTGAACGAGTGTTTATACCGAGTGGCAACAGGGTAGATATATTAGGGTTTGATATTTGACACGCACAAACAGTTCTAATTCAAGTTTGTTTgattgtttttgttgttttgtgGGTAgataaattttttttgtttgatttgtttAGGGTACTCGTGGGATAGGAGATCTCGCAGTAGTTTTTAAAcaagagaaagaaataGAGGAGAGTGAGAGAGTTATATCGATAAATAGAATTAGCGAACGAGAGAGAGCGAGAGCTAGAGAGCGAGAGAGCGAGAGAATATAGTTTTATTTTGAGGAATATGGGGCAGATTCTATCCAATCCGGTGATTGATAAGGAGCAGAACAGGGGAAGTGATGTTTTGACAGCGTTTGGTCTTTGTGCGATGCAGGGGTGGCGGATGTCTATGGAGGATGCGCATATAGTTGATTTGGATATTAGTGGGGAGGGGTCAGAGGACCATATTGCGTATTACTGTGTTTTTGATGGGCACGGTGGGGCTTCGGTGGCGCAGTACTGTGGGGAgaacttttccaaaatattgcaGAAGCAGCTTGAGGGGGGGGGTAGTGTTAATTTCTGCAAGGCGCTTATTGCGTCGTTTATTGCGACGGACGAGGAGTTGCTTAGGGATCCGGTGCTAGCTAACGATCATAGTGGGTGTACGGCTACTACTTTGTTGGTGTCTCGGAAGCAGAATGTGCTTGTGTGTGCTAATTCTGGGGATTCGCGGACTGTTCTTTCTACCAACAAGTGGGCGAAGGCGTTATCGTTTGATCATAAGCCGACCCTTCGGTCTGAGCAGTCGCGGATTATTGCTGCGGATGGGTTTGTGGAGATGGATCGTGTCAACGGGAACTTGGCGTTGTCCCGGGCGATAGGAGATTTTGAGTTCAAGTCGAATCCCAATCTTGCGGCGCACGAGCAGATTGTCACCTGTGTTCCTGATGTTTTGGAGCACAGTTTGGATTACTCCAAAGATGAGTTTGTTATCTTGGCATGCGACGGCATTTGGGACTGTCTATCAAGCCAAGAGTGCGTGGACCTTATTCATTACGGGATCCAGCACGACATGAGCTTACAGGATATCGCATCGCGTGTAATTGACGTATGTTGCTCCCCAACCACAGAGGGTACTGGGATTGGCTGTGACAATATGAGTTTCATTATTGTGGCGTTGTTAAGAGAGGGCGAAACAGAAGACGAGTGGCTTGCGCGTATGAAGGCTAAGAAATACGAAGGGTTGTGTTCCTTTGAAGCACAAAGGAGAAAGGTCTTCTCTTACCATTATGACTTTGTGACTGAAGATGACGAAAACTTGTTTGATATCTCTACAAAGAGACCCGAAGAGAGGTCCAGGGGCAACGGCGGGCTTCCATCCGTACACGCCGCTGGATCTCGAGGCAGCGACGAGGCAGACGACGAGGAAAGTGCTGCCGCCAACTCCGGTGATGGTAGTAGACAGCATTTATATTCTCTAGAGGAATTGATTAACGCTGGAGGTATTCAAATCACCCAAGGTGGCAACAACACTTCCTACATCCATGGATCTGCTTTATCTGAAGTATTAGCCTCTTTAGTGGGCGCCACAGGTGGAATAGTCTCTAGACCGGCTCAACAGCATAACGAGGAATCTGAACCAGAGGATGGCGAGCATGCCGATAAAAAGTTGGAGGAGATTCAGGAATGAAccagatgatgataatagGCTCAACGTTTAGCAAGGTCCCTTGATTTCTGTGTGTCGCAAAGTGCCAGATTAAataagaaacaacaaaccCAAAAGACAGGcaagaaaaataaaaacaatgcTACCCCTTCTAGATCCCCTTTCCCATCTGCATTCACTCGCTCACTCATACACACTCTCCAAATAGACGCACACATAACCAACCACGCAAgcacacatatatattattaaactCATACACCTGAACAATGCGtagacaaaaaaaagattcctctattattatcattattcTTATTATACATCATAGTCTTTCTCCGTTCTGCCTACTACTTCATTGTGTACTCTAATCATCTCCTTAAACAAAGAATAATCAGCTCTCtgttccatttttttttgaagacaaATCCCTAgctttattattttgtacattatatataattaataGTTAAGTCAAGTATCTACTTTTTGATATTGCAAGGCCAGCGTGATCGTTAGTGATATCCCTGGATCAGT
This region of Eremothecium cymbalariae DBVPG#7215 chromosome 4, complete sequence genomic DNA includes:
- a CDS encoding PP2C family serine/threonine-protein phosphatase (similar to Ashbya gossypii ACR239C) translates to MGQILSNPVIDKEQNRGSDVLTAFGLCAMQGWRMSMEDAHIVDLDISGEGSEDHIAYYCVFDGHGGASVAQYCGENFSKILQKQLEGGGSVNFCKALIASFIATDEELLRDPVLANDHSGCTATTLLVSRKQNVLVCANSGDSRTVLSTNKWAKALSFDHKPTLRSEQSRIIAADGFVEMDRVNGNLALSRAIGDFEFKSNPNLAAHEQIVTCVPDVLEHSLDYSKDEFVILACDGIWDCLSSQECVDLIHYGIQHDMSLQDIASRVIDVCCSPTTEGTGIGCDNMSFIIVALLREGETEDEWLARMKAKKYEGLCSFEAQRRKVFSYHYDFVTEDDENLFDISTKRPEERSRGNGGLPSVHAAGSRGSDEADDEESAAANSGDGSRQHLYSLEELINAGGIQITQGGNNTSYIHGSALSEVLASLVGATGGIVSRPAQQHNEESEPEDGEHADKKLEEIQE